A stretch of DNA from Acidimicrobiia bacterium:
GGCACCGTCGTAGGCGTGAACGGCGACGCCCGAGTCGGCGTCGAGCACTTCGAGCTTCTGCAGCGTCGCCGGGATGGGGCCGCGGTTCGCCAGCCGCAGCTCGTAGACCACGTGGAGCCTGCGGTCGGTGCCGAGCACCGGCGCAGGGTCGTTCTGCGAGAGGAGCACGGCCAGCACCGGCGTGTAGACGTTCTTGGCACGTGCAGCGCTCGCTGCCGGAGCTGCGGGGTGCAGCGCGCCAAATCCGAGAGCGGCGACGACCGCGCCGATTCCGAGAAGCCTGGCGCGTCGCACGGGCCCCATCATCGCATGCAGCCCGTTACCCCAACCCCGCAGTCTGCGTTGCAATCTCGAGCCGGCTGATCACCGATCCGAGTATTGCGAGAAGGATCCTCGGCTCCGCAGCTTGGGACGCCTCCCTCGCGTGCGTTCGAGCGCGGCACGGACGTCCGGATCGCGCAGGGCAGCGACCTCCGCCGCGGCCAGCGTGACTGCAGGCGTCAGCACGAGCGTGCCATCCTCGAACTCTTCGACCAGATAGCGCCGGTCGGAGGGTCGCCCGACCTTGGCCAGGCTCGTTCGGCGCCGCTCATCGACCATGATCTCAACTCGTGCCATGACGCACAGGGTACTCCCGAGAAAACCACATTGCCAAAATACCAAGCATGGCAGAATGGCGGCTTGGCGACCTATCGTCGTGACGTGTTCGAGTTGCTCTTCTGGCCCGCCGCCGACACCGCGCTCGCCGGCCTGGAGAAAGGCGGCGGCGACAAGGTCCTCGCTGCGGTGCGCCGCACCCTGGGCAACCTGGAGTCGGACCCGTTCTCTCCACGGCTGGGAACCCGCCAGTTCGACGCCGAAGAGTACGGCCACATCCGCATGACGCCCTGCGGTCCCGCGAGCTGGCACGTGTACTGGCTCGTCGGCGAGGGCGCTCAGGTGCTGGAGATCGCCGCCATCGGCAACCCGCAGTAGCCCGTCGGGGGCAGCTCGAAGTGACCGTCGTCAAGGGCAACCGCAAGACTCCGCTGCTCCGTCCACGGCCTCGCACGGCGGTGAAGAAGTCGCGCACTCGATCCGCGTCTGTGCCGCGAGGCTGAAGAGATCGGCCTGATCCTCACTCTTCTTTCTACGATGACACCGATGGGTCCCCTGGCGCTGGTCTGCCGCCTCGCGTCGTCACGCCATGGTGCGCCTCGCAAATGGCGAGCTCGCCGACATCAAGCGGGCCCGCAGCGGTGAGTTCGCGCACGATTGCCACCCGGGACGGGCTCCCGAGCGCGGCGAGGAGATCGGCCACGCAGGTGGCCGCGGCCCGAGGATCGAAGGGCGGGGCTGTCGCGTTCAGAGCCATCGGCGCATCCAGTACTGCTCGAACACGACCTTGGCGAGATGCCAACGCCGGCCCGGCCCGCGCATCGCGACGTTGGGCCCGTCGGGTGCGTAGAAGTCGCCGCCCGCGTACGCGCTGTGACCGTCGCCGATCTCGAGGAAACACGAGCCTTTGCCGTCGAAGGCATGGCGCGACGTCCGGCCACGCCAGTCGTGCGCGATCTGATCCGCGACCACTCGAGCTTCGGCTTCGGCAAAGACCCCGGCCTTGGGTAGAAGCTTGCCTCGCGCGATGGGGATCGCGGTCACGTCGCCGATGGCGAACACGTCGGGTACGGCGGTGGCGAGCGTGTGGGGATCGACGGGGATGTAGCCGCTGTCACCCGCGAGGCCGCTGGTCGCGACCACATCGGGAGACCGATGCGGTGGCACGCCGAGCAGCACGTCGGCATGCGCGTCGCCACCATCGGCAAAGACGAGCGCGTTCGTAGCCGCGTCGATGCGGGTGGCGCTGCGGCCGGGGTGAAAGCCGATGCCGTGCTCTCCGAGCAACTCGACCACCGCATCGCCGATGGCAGGCCCCGCGGTCGGCATCGGCAATGCCTCGGGGGTGTAGACATCGACCGTCACGCGGTCGCGGGCACCACCGCGGCGCAGCAGGTCATCGACGAGGAACGCGGCTTCGTATGGCGCGGCGGGACACTTGTAGGGCGTGCCGGCCACGAGCACCGCGACCGTGCCGGCCGACAGAGAGCGAACCGCGTCACCAGCAGCCTGAGCGCCGTCGACCGTGTAGATGTTGTGGGCGGTGTCGGTGAACCCGGGAAGCGACGCCGGGTCGAGGCGTGCGCCGAGGGCAACGATGAGGGCGTCGCCGCGGATCGTCCCGGCACTGGTGGTGGCCTGGCGTTCGGCGGGATCGATGCCGGTCACCTCGGCTTCGATCACTTCGATGCCTTTGGCGCGCAGATGGCGCAGGTCGCGGGTGATCTGGTCGGGACGGCGATCGCCGTGCATGACCCACAGGTACGACGGGGCGAAGCGGAACAGCGGGTCCCGTTCGATCAGGACGACCCGATCGTCAGAGGCGAGCCGGCGGCGCAGCCGACGCGCCGCGACCACACCACCGATGCCACCACCGAGGACAACGACCGTGCGTGCGCTCATGGCAACGCCCCTCTCAGAAAACACGTATCAGAAGGTGATGGTGCGGTCGGCCCACAGCACCCAGTCGGTGAGCTCCTCGAGGGTGGAGCGCCGCGCCCCGCCGGTGAGCATCTCGTCGGTAAGCCCCCGCGCGTCGAGGCACGTGCCACAGCAGCCGACCTCGGCGCCGTGGCGGGCCGCGGTCGCGATCATGCGGTCGAGGTGGTAGTAGCCGTCGGGGACCTTCTGGCCCGTCACGGCGCACCCCACCGCGTCGCCGATCAGAAACACCCGCACCGCAACGTCGTC
This window harbors:
- a CDS encoding FAD/NAD(P)-binding oxidoreductase, producing MSARTVVVLGGGIGGVVAARRLRRRLASDDRVVLIERDPLFRFAPSYLWVMHGDRRPDQITRDLRHLRAKGIEVIEAEVTGIDPAERQATTSAGTIRGDALIVALGARLDPASLPGFTDTAHNIYTVDGAQAAGDAVRSLSAGTVAVLVAGTPYKCPAAPYEAAFLVDDLLRRGGARDRVTVDVYTPEALPMPTAGPAIGDAVVELLGEHGIGFHPGRSATRIDAATNALVFADGGDAHADVLLGVPPHRSPDVVATSGLAGDSGYIPVDPHTLATAVPDVFAIGDVTAIPIARGKLLPKAGVFAEAEARVVADQIAHDWRGRTSRHAFDGKGSCFLEIGDGHSAYAGGDFYAPDGPNVAMRGPGRRWHLAKVVFEQYWMRRWL
- a CDS encoding DsrE family protein produces the protein MNLLLILNDPAYGTERSFNGLRLAGSLAHRDDVAVRVFLIGDAVGCAVTGQKVPDGYYHLDRMIATAARHGAEVGCCGTCLDARGLTDEMLTGGARRSTLEELTDWVLWADRTITF